CGGCTGTGCCGGGGTCTGCAACGCCACGTCGTCATGCGACGCCCGAACCATCCTACCTGCGGCCGTCACCTCCGGCCGCCGCAGCCTGCGCCCGGCGCGCGTCGCACCCAGGCCGTGCTCCACGAGCAGATCGCGCCGCGAGAGCCCGAAGCTGCGGTGCAGTGCACGGGCGGTCCGCGCCCATTCAACCCAGCGGCCTGTCGCGGCCAGCCAGTCGAGTCGCGGCACACCGAAAGAACGCGCGACTCTCCCGACACCCGTTCCCCGACGCTCGGCAAACGCACGCACCTCACGCTCGTACGTCGCCCAGTCGTCCCCGGCGAGCAGGTCGTCGAGGCGGCCGAGCCCGTGACTCACGGCCGAATCACCATCGAAGCCGTCGAGCAGGACACTGCACCCCGCATCCGCCGCCGCACCGAACATCGCCCAGTGCAGGTACAGGTTCGGCGCGCTGAACGGTTCGTGCAGCGTCTGCACGATACGGCGCGCGTCGGCCAGCGGACTGATGCGGTCGCCGCGCACCTCGTGCGCAGTGAGGCCACTGCCCTGCGTCACGGTCTCGATGTACCGGCGCTCGTCGATCAGCCGCAGCGCGTCGGGCGGCAGATCCGGGAACACCAGCGAGATGGTGTGCAGCGGCGCGCCCGCGTCGAGGAGCTGCCGCGCCATGCACACGATCGAGGAGGAGTCCAGTCCGCCGCTCAGCGTCGCCGCGGTCGGTCCCTGGTCGGCGAGGCGCGCATGCACGGCCTGCGCGAAGAGGTCGCGGAACGCCTCGGCATACTCCGCATCGTCGCGCAAGCGGATCTCCGATGCGACGTCCGGCTCCCAGTAGCGCTGCAGCGACAGCGTGGCCGGTGTGCGCAGCAGCCGGTGTGCGGCGGGCAGGCGCCGAACGTCCTGGTAGAACGTCCGCTCGCGACCTGCGTCCGTGTTCAGCAGGAAGTGGATGATGCGCTGCCGGTCGAAGGCGGCCGGCGCACCGCGCAGCTGCAGCAGCGTGCGCAGATCGAACGCGAAGCAGAAGCGGGTGTCCGACTGCAAGTAGTAGAAGGGCCGCACGCCCATCGGGTCACGCGCACAGAACAGGCTCTGCCGTGCGGGGTCCCACAGCGCGAATGCAAAGTCGCCGACCAGGTGCTCGGTGCAGCGCTCGCCCCAGCGCGCATACGCGGCCAGGATGAGATCGGCGTCGCGCATCGTGCGGTGCTCCTGAACGGACGACGAGCCCGATGCGGCGAACGCAAGATTGGAAGCGCCCGAGAACCCGGAAACGTCAGGCGATGAGCCGGAAGTGCCGGACGCTGGGCTGAAGTCGCCGACCGAAACGCCCGAACCGCCGAGCATCCGCCGCAGCTCGGCCGCATTGTCGATGCGTGCGTCCGCGAGCAGCATGCGACCGGCAGCATCGACGCGCAGCACTCCGTGCGACGACCCGTTCGCAAACGCAACGCGCCCCTCGGCGCGGACGGAGCCGGGCGTACCCGCGCCGGTCGCCCGGACCAGGACGTCGCATGCGCCCGCCTCAACGGGTGCATCCAGGCTGAAGATGCCTGCGATCGCGCTCACGCCGCGCATTCCATTATCGAGGGACCCGAGCGCTAGTTGACTTCGGGGGGTATGCGTTCGCGCGCGGCCATGGTCGCGCGGACGAGCAGCTCGGCCGGATCGACATTGGCTTCGTGCAGGTCGTTCACGCCGTACACGCCCGTGCGGATCCGCGGCACGACGGTGACGCCCCCGCGCGCGGCGGCCGCTTCACGGACTCTGCCCGCGAGAATCTGTGCGCCCTCGGCCGTGGTGTCGGGCGCGATGACGACGAACTCCAGCGGGCCGATGCGACCCAGTACGTCCGAGCCGCGCGTGAGCGACTGGAGCTGCGCAGCGATGGCGCGAGTCAGCTCGGCCGCCTCCAAGGCGTCCGCCGTGTCCGGCTCTTCCGGCGTGATCACGATGCACGCCAGCGGGCGATGAAAGCGGGCGGCGGCGGCGCCCATCTCGCGGACGCGTCGCACGACGCCGTGCCAGCTGTACAGTCCCGTCCCGGGATCCATCAGGTCCGCCTCGCGCATGCTGTCCATCTCACGCTTCGCAACGATGAAGCGGTCGAGCCGGAGCAGCAGCTCCTGCGCGTCGAAGGGCAGCGCCAGCAGGTCCCAGGCGCCGGATTCGAGAGCGTCGATGCGCTCCTCGCGACTCACGGGGCCGGAACGGTAGATGATCAGCGGAGCGGCAGGGGAAAAGTCGGGAGCGGCGCGCAACTGACGGCACAGCTCGAGGCCGTCCATGTCCGGCAGCATGCTGTCGACGAAGACGGCGTCCGGACTGGAGGCGCGTGCGCGCTCCACGGCCTGGCGGCCGTTGTACGCCCGCATGACGGCGTAGCCCTGGGGTGCCAGGATCGAATCGAGCGAGCGGGACGTCCACTCCTGCTCACTGACGATCAGTACAATCGGTGCTCGCGGCACAGGTGTTCCTGTTGCGCGGCCCGCCATGCGGACCGCTTCGGGACGCGTGCGCGTGATGCCTGTCAGTCGACAGGGACCATGCAAGTATGTCGGAGCGCCAGAAACCGCCGCGCTCCGGTCGCTCAGAAAATCCGCTCTGCCGCTATGAACGCCGTGCTGATCCCGGTCAGGATCATCAGCCCCGTCCGCCACCAGCCCTCGCCGGCGGTCCGCTGCGGGACGATGATGCCGTCGCCAGCCCGGATGCTGAGCTGGTCCAGCGTGCGCCCTTCCTGCATCGCGCGACGCAGGCGATCGCTGCTCCAGATCACCTGCCGGTTCCGCTCGATCCGGATCTTTTCCAGGTCCGCTTCCGCCGACGGCCCGCCGGCCTGCATCAGTGCATCCGTGATCAGGATGTCGGACGGGATCGTATAAAAGCCCTGTGCCCCCACCGCACCGATCACCTCCAGGCGGATCAGGGAGCGGGCGCGCACGACCGGGTCGCGGATGTAGCGCGCGATCTCCCGGGTCAGGTGGTCCTGCAGCTCGGAGCGCAGCACCCCTGCCACCGATACCTCGCCGATGGCCGGCAGCACCAGCACGCGGCCGGCGACGACGGCGAACTCGGCGGTCAGGTCCTGGTGTCCCTCGACGGTGAGCTCGATGCGGTCGCCGACGCGCAGGTCGCCCTCGTCGAGACGAGTACGGATCAGCGCTGCCTCGTCGCGCGCCTGTGCACGCACCTCGCCGCTGTACGCGGACGAGCTGGCCGTCTCCTCGTAGCGGCTCAGCAGCTCCTGCAGCTCGCTGCGGGTCAGCTGGACACCGGTCGGGTCCCACCCCTGCTGGGCGGCGACGGGGCCGCTGGTGAGCAGGAGCATGGCAAGGGCGCAGATCAGTCGCTTCATCGTTCCTCGTTTCCTGCCGCCCCGCCGGTCGAACGCGCGTCGCGAGTCAGGTCTGGGCGGCGCACCGCTGCTCGAGCAGGGCGGGCGCCATGGGATCCATTCCGAATGCCGCGAGCAGCGTCAGCAGCCGCAGGAGCTGCGGCCCTCGATCAACGCCAACCTGCATCGTCGCGGCGTCATTGCCGACGGGATCGTCCGTGCTACGCGGATCCTGTCCGTTGCTGCTGGTCATGCTGGCCTCCTGCCGTCTCCGGGGATGGCTGTCCCCGAATACAATATCGGGGCCGCCCGAAGCGATCAGTCAGGCCGTTGTCATTGCACGACTTGCGTCCGTGCTCGTCGTGCAGCCGGTGCCTGCGCGCCGCACTGTGCGTTGCGCGGTGGCGACAGCGCTACGCCGGCTCGAGCAGCTTGACCCGCTCGCCCGCCTCGTCGTCCGCGGCGTAACCCGGCAGGTACGAGTAGTACTGCTGGTAGCGGTGTCCGCTTCCCGCGCGCAGGCCGTTCACGACGGCGCCGAGCACGCGGATCGGGAGCTGGCCCAGCATGGCGATCTTGTCCTCCGCCATGGAGCGGTCCGTGGTGCCCGTGCGGATGACCACCATCAGGTTGCCCGTCGCGGTTGCGAGGACGAGCGGGTCGACGCCGGCGCCGAGCGGCGGGCTGTCCACCAGGATCACCTGGTACGTCGCACGGATGTGCGCGAGCAGCAGTCCCATCCGCGGCGACGACAGCAGCTCGGGCGCGCTGGCGAAGCGGGTGCCGCAGGGGATCAGGTCGAGCCCCGGCGTGCTCGTCGACTTGATCACCTCGTCCAGCTCGGCGCGGCCGGCGAGGTAGTCGGTGAGGCCGGGGATGCGGTCGACGCCCAGCAGCCGGTGCAGCGTGCCACGCCGCGTGTCGCCGTCGATCAGCAGCGTGCGGCGGCCGAGGTCTGCGAAGCTGAGGCCCAGGTTGCCGCTCACGAAGGACTTGCCGTCACCCGGTCCGGGGCTCGAGATCGTCAGGATCATCGGGCCTGCCGCGCCGTACGCGTGCGTCAGGTTGAGTCGGACCGAGCGCAGGGCCTCGACCGCCTCGGACCGATCCGGCCGGCCGTTCCGTCGGGTCGCACTCTGCAGGTGCGGCAGCCCGCCCAGGATACGCAGGTGCAGCCGGTCGCTGACCTGCTCGGGGTAGCGGATGCGCGGGTCGAAGCGCTCGAGAAGGATGGCGAGGCCGACACCCAGGCCGAGGCTGCCCACGATCGCGAGCAGGATGATCTGCACGCTCGGGTTGCTGCTCGGGTACTGCGGCACGCTGGCCGCGTCCAGGATGCGGACGTCGGGAATGGCCGTTTCCGTGGCGAGGCGGG
This sequence is a window from Longimicrobiales bacterium. Protein-coding genes within it:
- a CDS encoding asparagine synthase-related protein, yielding MSAIAGIFSLDAPVEAGACDVLVRATGAGTPGSVRAEGRVAFANGSSHGVLRVDAAGRMLLADARIDNAAELRRMLGGSGVSVGDFSPASGTSGSSPDVSGFSGASNLAFAASGSSSVQEHRTMRDADLILAAYARWGERCTEHLVGDFAFALWDPARQSLFCARDPMGVRPFYYLQSDTRFCFAFDLRTLLQLRGAPAAFDRQRIIHFLLNTDAGRERTFYQDVRRLPAAHRLLRTPATLSLQRYWEPDVASEIRLRDDAEYAEAFRDLFAQAVHARLADQGPTAATLSGGLDSSSIVCMARQLLDAGAPLHTISLVFPDLPPDALRLIDERRYIETVTQGSGLTAHEVRGDRISPLADARRIVQTLHEPFSAPNLYLHWAMFGAAADAGCSVLLDGFDGDSAVSHGLGRLDDLLAGDDWATYEREVRAFAERRGTGVGRVARSFGVPRLDWLAATGRWVEWARTARALHRSFGLSRRDLLVEHGLGATRAGRRLRRPEVTAAGRMVRASHDDVALQTPAQP
- a CDS encoding response regulator, with amino-acid sequence MPRAPIVLIVSEQEWTSRSLDSILAPQGYAVMRAYNGRQAVERARASSPDAVFVDSMLPDMDGLELCRQLRAAPDFSPAAPLIIYRSGPVSREERIDALESGAWDLLALPFDAQELLLRLDRFIVAKREMDSMREADLMDPGTGLYSWHGVVRRVREMGAAAARFHRPLACIVITPEEPDTADALEAAELTRAIAAQLQSLTRGSDVLGRIGPLEFVVIAPDTTAEGAQILAGRVREAAAARGGVTVVPRIRTGVYGVNDLHEANVDPAELLVRATMAARERIPPEVN
- a CDS encoding polysaccharide biosynthesis/export family protein, whose amino-acid sequence is MKRLICALAMLLLTSGPVAAQQGWDPTGVQLTRSELQELLSRYEETASSSAYSGEVRAQARDEAALIRTRLDEGDLRVGDRIELTVEGHQDLTAEFAVVAGRVLVLPAIGEVSVAGVLRSELQDHLTREIARYIRDPVVRARSLIRLEVIGAVGAQGFYTIPSDILITDALMQAGGPSAEADLEKIRIERNRQVIWSSDRLRRAMQEGRTLDQLSIRAGDGIIVPQRTAGEGWWRTGLMILTGISTAFIAAERIF